One Paenarthrobacter aurescens TC1 DNA window includes the following coding sequences:
- a CDS encoding putative beta-lactamase family protein (identified by match to protein family HMM PF00144) gives MVETGPAADWARKQVDLKRVPVAVLGIASSQGIEDIVAFGTDDGRPATADDHFALFSVTKPISALTVMRQVELGKLSLGASLGDALPGFGAGRTDTVTLEQLLSHRSGISDPVLDGGTPLREALTSAEQAFYAGSLVQYCNIAFEGAAAMAEWAGGVPFEDQLLSLAADTGAQGLTFGTECNPHTVHGTEAAGLDVQAMYKNRHPGAGLFGTAADLLNLGSELLRGSGKAVRPATLAAMRRPRTTEVSHITTRPKPIRHTGLGFQMPANESELFAQGIYGHPGWSGTEWWMFPEQDRCVVFLTNVLDTPDLGVDTNELFNAVAVS, from the coding sequence ATGGTGGAAACAGGACCCGCTGCAGACTGGGCCCGTAAACAGGTAGACCTCAAACGGGTGCCGGTGGCGGTGCTGGGCATCGCTTCGAGCCAAGGCATCGAGGACATCGTGGCGTTCGGGACCGACGACGGCAGGCCGGCGACAGCCGATGACCACTTTGCGCTGTTCTCGGTCACCAAACCGATCAGTGCCCTCACGGTCATGCGGCAGGTTGAACTGGGGAAACTCTCACTTGGAGCCTCGCTTGGTGACGCCCTGCCGGGCTTTGGCGCCGGGCGCACGGACACCGTGACCCTCGAGCAGTTGCTGAGCCACCGTTCGGGAATCTCAGACCCAGTGCTCGACGGCGGCACTCCCCTCCGTGAGGCGCTCACCTCCGCGGAGCAAGCCTTTTACGCCGGATCCCTGGTCCAGTACTGCAACATCGCTTTCGAAGGTGCAGCGGCGATGGCCGAGTGGGCAGGCGGGGTTCCGTTCGAGGACCAGCTTCTGTCCTTGGCGGCTGACACGGGGGCTCAGGGTTTAACGTTCGGCACGGAGTGCAACCCGCACACGGTCCATGGCACCGAGGCAGCTGGCCTTGATGTCCAGGCCATGTACAAGAACAGGCATCCCGGAGCGGGCCTGTTCGGCACGGCCGCAGACCTGCTCAATCTCGGTTCCGAGCTCCTGCGGGGTTCCGGGAAAGCCGTCCGGCCCGCGACCCTTGCAGCCATGCGTCGCCCCCGAACCACCGAGGTTTCGCACATCACCACCCGGCCCAAGCCCATCCGCCACACCGGGCTGGGATTCCAGATGCCCGCCAACGAGTCCGAGCTGTTCGCGCAGGGTATTTATGGGCATCCGGGCTGGTCCGGTACGGAGTGGTGGATGTTCCCCGAGC
- a CDS encoding putative RNA polymerase sigma (70) factor (identified by match to protein family HMM PF04542; match to protein family HMM PF04545; match to protein family HMM TIGR02937), with translation MLSERELAFIAIHKDSYPSVFKFVCRRVESVDVAEEIAADVYRIVWQKWSDDSRPDLPYLLTVARNLVGNAYRSRDRRLALQEKLRTTAVQRFGDDSENVAVQDALESLREKDRDILQMAYWDGLGTADIAKVLQCSESAAKVRLHRARTAFRKQLPAGANSTTQKMGV, from the coding sequence GTGCTTTCAGAGCGCGAATTGGCGTTCATCGCCATTCACAAAGACAGCTACCCATCCGTGTTCAAGTTCGTCTGCCGACGTGTTGAATCTGTTGATGTAGCTGAGGAGATCGCCGCTGACGTCTACCGCATCGTCTGGCAAAAATGGTCCGACGATTCCCGCCCGGATCTTCCGTACCTCCTGACGGTTGCAAGGAACCTTGTGGGAAACGCGTACCGGAGCCGCGACAGGCGCCTGGCGCTGCAGGAAAAACTGCGGACGACGGCGGTCCAGCGCTTTGGCGACGACTCCGAGAACGTTGCTGTCCAGGACGCCCTGGAATCACTGCGGGAAAAGGACCGCGACATTTTGCAGATGGCCTACTGGGACGGTCTGGGGACCGCCGACATCGCGAAGGTGCTGCAGTGCAGCGAATCGGCGGCCAAAGTCCGCCTTCACCGAGCCCGTACAGCATTTCGGAAACAACTGCCTGCAGGGGCCAACTCGACTACACAGAAGATGGGGGTCTGA